The genomic window GGGCGGCGGGCCGAGCGGCAAGCCCGGCAGCTCGACGATGGGCCGGACCTCGACGGTCCCCCACCGGGCGCCGGGGATCCGCGACGCGATCGCGACGGCCTCGTCCTTGTCGCGGGCGTCGACGAGGAAATATCCGCCCAGTTGCTCGCGGGTCTCGGCAAAGGGCCCGTCCGTGACGACCGGCTTGCCTTGCCGCACGCGGACGCTCGCGGCCGTGGCGATGGGCTGGAGCGGCGAGGCGCCCACGAACCGGCCCTGCGCGTGCAGCTCGCGGCAGACCGCGGTCGATTCCTCGTAGCAGAGCTGCCGCTCCTGCTCGTCGATGGCGTTCTCTTCCATGTAGATCAGCAGCATGAACTTCATCGTCGGACCTCATCCATCTTGCGGTTCGGGCCTCGCCGCAGGGGCATCAGCTCGCGCAGCCGGGGCTCGCGGAGATAGAGCCCCAGCCAGACGATCCCGCCGAGGAGGACCGGGAAGGCCACGGGGAAGGCCGGGCCCCCCATCCGCAGGTGCGTCCACACCGCGCCCCCCAGGTAGCCCGTCAGCAGGACGGCCCCCAGCACGGACGTCGCCGGGATGGCGTACAGGACGGTGGCCCCGACGAGGACGCCGCCGAGCCAGGGGATGACCCATGCCGGCACGTCGAGCTGGGCGCAGGCCTCCAGCACGGGCCCGACCTTCGCGATCTTCGCGGCGCCGTCGAAGAGCAGGAACAGGACCGCCAGCCCCGTCAGCACCCGACCGGTCCACATCCCCACCCGCGACGCAGGGGATACCCGAGACTCCGATTCCAGGCAAGTGCTCATCGGTCACATTCCTTCTTCATGAGCCATCCCGCCCCCGGGCGCGGCCGATTCGGACGCCGTGCGAGGCCGAAGATGGTCCGCTTCCTCTTCCTCCCGTGGTCGATCGGCCGGGACCGAATTCGACATGGATCGGCAGATTTGTCGATTTTCTTCTGAAGGTCCGATTCAAGGCGCCCGACGGGGACAGGAGCCGGCTCGTGAAGGGAGGCGTCGTGGACGACGGCACGCCCGCGGAGTCGGCGTCGCGCGACCTCCGATTCGCCGCCGCGGTCGCCGGCTTCGGGATGCTCCTCCGCGATTCGCCGCACAAGGGGGACATGACGTTCGCCCGCGTCGAGGACCTCGCCGCCCCGGCCGTCGGCGACGACCCCGGCGGCTATCGCGGGGAGTTCCTGGACCTGGTGCGGTCGGCCCGGGCGTTGGCCCGCTGATGTCGACGGGGCGTGAGGGGCTTTCAGCCCAGCTCGCGGAGCCGTCGCCGGAGGAACCGGCGCTCCGGCTCCTGCCTCGCGAGCTCGAGGGCGCGACGATACGAGGCGCGAGCGTCGTCGACGCGTCCGAGCCGCCGGCAGAGGTCGGCCCTCGCCGCGTGGGCCAAATGATAGGCGTCCAGCTCGCCGCGGTCGACGAGGGCGTCCACGCGCTCCAGGCCGGCCGCGGGCCCGTCGCGCATGGCGATCGCGACGGCTCGGTTGAGCTCCACGACCGGCGAGGGCGAGGCCCGGAAGAGCAGGTCGTAGAGGGCGACGATCTGCGGCCAGTCCGTCTCAGCCGCCGTCGGCGCAGACGAATGCACGGCGGCGATGCCCGCCTGGAGCGTGTACGCCCCGAGCTCCCCCGAGCGGAAGGCCCGCTCCACGAGGGCCTGCCCCTCGGCGATGAGCGCGCGGTCCCAGCGGCGGCGGTCCTGCTCCTCGAGGAGGATGATGTCGCCCGCCGCCGAGGTGCGAGCGGGGCGCCTGGATTCGTGCAGGATCATCAGGGCGAGCAGCCCGATGGCCTCCGGGTCCGGCAGCAGCTCGACGAGCAGGCGGCCGAGGCGGATCGCCTCTCCGGACAGGTCGGGCCGCGTGAGCGACTCCCCGGAGCTCGCGGCGTACCCCTCGTTGAAGACGAGGTAGATGACCGAGAGGACGGCCTCCAGCCGCGAGGGGAGCTCGGCGAGCGGGGGGACCTCGTACGGGATGTTCGCGTCGCGGATCCGGGCCTTGCCGCGGACGATGCGCTGGGCGATCGTCGGCGGGGCGGCGAGGAACGCGGCCGCGATCTGCTCGGTCGAGAGCTCGCAGACCTCGCGGAGCGTGAGCGCCACCTGCGTGTTCGCCGGGAGCACGGGGTGGCAGCAGGTGAAGACCAGCCGCAGCCGATCGTCCTCGACGTCCTCGCCGGGACGGCCCGGGGACATCGCTTCGGCACGCTCCAGACGCTGGCCGAGTTCCGGGAGGGCCGCCTCGAACCGGGCCCTGCGTCGGATCGAGTCGATCGCCTTGAAACGGCCGGTGGAGACCAGCCAGGCGCGCGGGCTGGCCGGGATGCCCTCGCGCGGCCAGGCTTCGAGGGCGGCCGCGAAGGCCTCGTGGAGCGCCTCCTCGGCGGCGTCGAAGTCGCCGAGCAGCCGGACGAGCGTCGCGAAGACCCTCCGCGATTCGGCCCGGTAGACCTCCTCCACCTCCTCGCGAACGCTCATCGTCCCGCAACCATCCATGACGACTCCCCCTTGACGCCTGGACAGGTCCCTCGGATCGCCGGGAGGATAGTAGCCAGATGTGCGCCTGTGGTCCAGCCAAATCTCGATGGGTCTCGCGACGCCGCCTCCCCCCGGCATTGCGACCCCTCCCGTCGCGTCCACCTGATCCCAATCGGGCCGATTCGGCGGGGCATTGGAACAAATAGGCGGACTTCTCCAGATTCCGCGCGCGCCGGGAGAGCAATCTTCCGATAATGTCCAAGGCCCCTCTGCTCGAGACTCCCGGGACCGCCGCGTCCCTCCTCTCGCAACGGTTTTCGCCATGCGTCGCGATTCGGCCCGGGGCATGGAGGCCTTGCCGAATTGCGTGATTCGCGTTAGGAGAGGGCCGGACCCGGGTGGGAAAGGTGGACGACATGGACGTTGTCTTGGATCAGGATGAGCGCGCGCGGCCCCGCGATCGGATCGCCTCGCCGCTTTCGGTGGCCCGGTTGGCCCTCCTGTTCGGGCTGGTGACCGGGACGCTGGAGGCGGCGCAGTGGATCATCCGGAATGCCATCTCCGGCGGCGTCTCGCTCGGCGCCTCGCAGATGAGCCGGCATTTCGTCTGGATGATCCCGGCCTCCAACGTCCTCATCTTCGGCCTCTCGGGCGTGGTGCTCGGGCTCCTGGCGTGGCTCCTGCCGCGATGGATCGGGCGGATCGCCCTCGGCTCGATGGGCTTCCTCTGCGGCCTGGCGCTCCTGCTCACGGTCCCCGGCCTCTACGCCTTCGCGTGCCTCGCGGTGGCGACGGCCGCCGGGGTCCTGCTGGCGAGGCACGGGGCGCTGGGATCCGGGAGGCTGGGACGCGTCCTGGTCCTGGTCTCCGCCGTGTCGGCCGCGATCGCCGTCGGACTGCACGACTGGGATCGCGTCCTGGGCGCCCTGCGAGATGCCCGTCCGAGCCCGACGGCGGCCCATCGAGGCCGGCCCAACGTCCTGCTCCTGGTGATGGATACCGTCCGGGCCGAGAGCCTGAGCCTCTACGGCTACGACCGGGACACCACCCCCAACCTGAACCGGCTCGCGTCGCGGGCCGTCCGGTTCGACCAGGCCCGCTCGACCGCGCCCTGGACGCTCCCCTCGCACGCGAGCATGTTCACCGGCCGCTGGCACCACGACCTGGACGTCGGCGAGCGGAAGCCGCTGGGCAAGACGTATCCCACGCTGGCGGAGGTGCTCGGGTCGCACGGGTACGCGACGGCCGGCTTCATCGCCAACACCTTCTTCTGCAACCACTGGTTCGGCCTGGCCCGCGGCTTCGACCACTACGACGACTACTACGAGGAGCAGACGGCGATCTCCCTGGAGGAGACCCTGCGCTGCTCGTCCCTGGGCAAGCTGGCGGTCCAGGCGATGTCCGGCGCCTTCAGCGGGGTCGAGCGGCGGCGGAAGGATGCCAGCCGGATCAACGCGGCGTTCCTCTCCTGGCTCGACAGGCGGGATGACACGGACCGGCCCTTCTTCGCCTTCCTCAATTACTTCGACGCCCACGGGCCGTTCATCCCGCCCGACGGCGCGAGGCGTCCGTTCGGCCGCCCGCCGGCGAACGCGGAAGAGGCCGCCGCGATCGTCGAGTGGGACAACCGCTCCCACTCGAGCCTGAAGCCGGATCAGATCGCGCTCGCCAGGGATTCGTACGACGACTGCCTGGCCTACCTGGACGAGCAGATCGGCCTCCTCTTCGCCGAGCTGGCGGATCGCGGGGAGCTCGACGACACCCTGATCATCCTGACGGCGGACCACGGCGAGGCGATCGGCGACCACAACCTGACCGGACACGGCCGGAGCCTCTACGACAGCGAAGTGCACGTGCCGTTGCTGATCTTCCTCCCGGATCGTGCCCGCGGCGGCGAGGTGGTGGCGGAGCCGGTCAGCCTCCGCGACATCCCGGCCACGGTCCTCGAGGTGATCGGGCTCCGGGGGACCTTCTTCCCCGGCTCCTCGCTCGCCGGCCAGTCCCCCGGCGCGGCCCCCGCGCTGACCGAGGTCCGCATCAAGGAAGGGACGTCGCACAACCCCGCCCGCCCCCCCGCGTGGCGAGGCCCCATGTCGGCCCTCGTCGCCGGCGGCCACTCCTACATCCGCAACGCCGACGGCCGCGAGGAGCTCTACGACGTCGCGGCCGACGCCGCCCAGCTCCACGACCTGGCCCCGTCCCCGGATTCCAGGCCGATCCTGGAGCGGATGCGCGAGCGGCTCAGCGAGATGACGGCCTCGGAAGATGAGGACGACTGAGCGCGGGCTACCCGACCCTCCGGGCCTTCCGACGACCGACCGTCACCCGACATCATGGCCGGGCGGCCCCGACGCCTCGAGCAAGGGGGGCCGGCCGTGTCTCGGAAAGGGTGCACCGCGCAGCACTCGCCGGGGGTTCTCCCCTCCTCGTCGCTCGCGGCGACCCTCCTCACGACAGGACCGTGATCTGAGTGACCGTCCCACAAGTCCTGCACCCCGGGCAGCGACTCGTCGCGACCACTCTCCGCCAAGAGGAAGGTCCGCATCCGCTTCCCCCTTACGAAGGGGGGATACAGGGGGGTGATTTCGATCGCCTTGGCCTGGATCAACACACCCGCTCTAGCTCCCTCTCCGTAGGCCATGCCTTACCCACAAGTCGCAAGTTCTTTCCGGCCAGGCCCTTGCGGGGTCGCATCGGGGTAGGGTGGGTCAGCCGACGGAGTCGGCGCAACCCACCGAAATGCGGAGGGTTGCGCCTCGCAAGCTCGGCTGACCCACCCCACCCGGCAGCTCTCCGGCAAGAGGAAGGTCCGGATCCGCTTCCCCCCTTACGAAGGGGGGATACAGGGGGGTGATTTCGATGGCCTCGGCCTGGATCCATACACCCCCTCTAGCTCCCCCTTCGTAAGGGGGAGAACCGGGATTGGCTCGCTTTCTTCAGACGGTTTGCAGCAAGCGCCTCTTATGAGACAGACTCTGAGTCCGCACCAGGTGCCCCATCTTGCCAGTCCCCATCCGCTCCGTCCTCGCCCCGCCGGCGAGCGACCGAGCCACTTCGCGTCGATCGTGTCCCGCCGGTTGTCTCTCGCCTCGATGACAAACCAGCTCGGGCCGCCGCCGGCCTCCGATCGCGAGCCGCAGAGGTCCGCTTCGAAGGAGTTGCCCGCGGGGAACTCCGCCGGTGCCCCGATCCTGCGCCACGGCCATCGAGGCCGACCTGCTCGCGGCGCCCGCGCGGATCAGGTTCGCCATCGTCCGAGCCCGCGGAACGCATCAGCGCCCCGGCCTGACGCCCTTTCGAGGACGCAAAAGTTCACTGCGGGGTGCAACAACGGTTCGGATCCCCGGCGAGACAGACGGTTTCACCGAAGAGACCGACTTTTCGGGCCGATACGATTGGAGGCTCCTGAACGATATTGTCGGCTTCGAGGGAGAATGCCGGTCATGCGAGTTTTCGCGATGGGGACGGCTCCGGTGCTCGCAGCCGTCGCGATGCTGTCTGCGGGCGCGAGCGGCCAGGGCATCGTCGCCCCGGGGGCGGGGCCGATCAATCGTTCCATGGCCGGCGCCTCGACGGCCGCCGCGGTCGATTTCGGATCGAGCTACTGGAACCCCGCCACGCTGAGCTTCCTGGAGCGGGATGAGATGCTGCTCGGCTCGGAGCTGATCATCCCCAGCATCCACTACTCGGCGGCGCTCCGGGCCGATTCCATCGGCGGGGTCTTCCCGCCCGAGAACCGCTTCGGTACCTCCCGGAGCGACAGCGGCGTCCCCACCAACCTCGCCGTGGGCGCCTCGTGGCGATTCCGGCCCGACTCGCCGCTCACCATGGGGCTCCTGATCAGCGGCGTGGTCGGCGGAAACGTCAACTTCGCGGGCAGCCCCGCGATCCCCACGCTGGCCCCCCGCCAGCCGCCGAACACCTTCGGCCTGGGGCCGGTCTACGCCAACACGTCGCTGCTCGCGATCAAGCCGATGGCGTCGTACCAGGTCGGGGAGCAACTCTCGATCGCCTTCGCGCCGGTCGTGAGCACGGGCACCGTCCAGTTCAACCCGGCATTCTTCGCGCCGGGGCCCGCGGACCAGTACGGCATCGCGACCTTCCCGGCCGCGACGAACGCGAGGCCCTTCTGGGGCGGCGGCTTCGAGGTCGGCCTGCTCTACGCCGTCAACGACGACTGGAACGTCGGCTTCTCGTACAAGAGCCCGATCTGGCAGGAGCGGTGGTCCTACAACAGCGACAACCCCAACCTGTCCCCGCGACGGATCGGGCTCCAGGCGGACATCCCGGCGATCTACTCCTGGGGCGTCGCCTACAAGGGGATCGACCGGCTGCTGGTGGACGTGGACCTGCGCTACTTCGACTACAGCAACGCGGCACTGTGGGGCGACTCGATCCAGAGCGGCGGCCTGGCCTGGAGCAGCATCCTCGCCGTCGCCGTCGGTGCCCAGTACAACGCGACCGACCGCCTGACGCTCCGCGGCGGCTACCTGTTCAACCAGAACCCCATCAACGGGGTCAACACCCTCTTCAACATCCAGGCACCCGGCTTCATCCAGCACACGCTCTCCCTCGGCCTCTCGTACCGGGTGACGGACGACCTCCAGTTCAACGCCGGCTGGGTCCACGGCTTCCGGAACTCGATCGAGGGCCCGATCGTCCAGGTCCCCGGCACCGCCGCGCGCATGGACGCCCAGGTCGACTCCATCCTGGCCGGCCTGACCATCCAGTACGGCGCCAAGCGAAACCGGGGCCCGTCGGCCGACGGCCAGGCCGCCGCGACGCAGGCGGAGTGAGCCGATCGAAGCAGGCGGTCACAAGCCAAGGCAACGTCTCATCGAGGAGCCCGAGCCGGCGCCCCCGGGGCCGCCCATCCCGTCGCGGCTCGCGCGGAGCGTTCCGAATGCGTCAACGACGGCCCGGCAGGGTGTCGGTCGAGCCTCGATGAGCCCGGTCCCGTGGAATCTGCCTCGCCGGGTCCAGCTCTCTCGTCCGCCACCGAATCGGTCGCGCGGCGCCTATGATCGCACGCACCTCGTGCGCAGGCCGCCTTGCCGTGCGAAGGGCCATGCCCGTCCTGTGTTCGCCCCCCGAAAGGCGATGCCGCAAGCTTCCGAAGGGCCGGGACCGGTCGAGAACGTCCCTACTGACCAAGCGGGCTCTCGAAACAGAAAAGGCCCTGCCGCGGAGGCGAGGGCCTGAGTGTCTCTTAGACAATCGGGGCGAGAGGATTTGAACCTCCGACCTCACGGACCCGAATCGAGCGTGCGTTACGGCCTTAAAGCTTAACTATATATAGGCTTCCGTCTCGCCGGAGCGCGCTACGCGGTTTGCAGCCATCTCCGATTCTTCCGGGGTTTTCGCACGGCTTGACGGGCTATCTCTGCCATCTCTGCCACCGGCTCCGATCGGCGCGTCGTGGGGATTCTGCTACCATGCCCCTGTGCGCATGCGGTGACCTTGCGTATACTATTCAGGCGTCCGTGTACAGTGGGTGGC from Aquisphaera giovannonii includes these protein-coding regions:
- a CDS encoding sulfatase-like hydrolase/transferase produces the protein MDVVLDQDERARPRDRIASPLSVARLALLFGLVTGTLEAAQWIIRNAISGGVSLGASQMSRHFVWMIPASNVLIFGLSGVVLGLLAWLLPRWIGRIALGSMGFLCGLALLLTVPGLYAFACLAVATAAGVLLARHGALGSGRLGRVLVLVSAVSAAIAVGLHDWDRVLGALRDARPSPTAAHRGRPNVLLLVMDTVRAESLSLYGYDRDTTPNLNRLASRAVRFDQARSTAPWTLPSHASMFTGRWHHDLDVGERKPLGKTYPTLAEVLGSHGYATAGFIANTFFCNHWFGLARGFDHYDDYYEEQTAISLEETLRCSSLGKLAVQAMSGAFSGVERRRKDASRINAAFLSWLDRRDDTDRPFFAFLNYFDAHGPFIPPDGARRPFGRPPANAEEAAAIVEWDNRSHSSLKPDQIALARDSYDDCLAYLDEQIGLLFAELADRGELDDTLIILTADHGEAIGDHNLTGHGRSLYDSEVHVPLLIFLPDRARGGEVVAEPVSLRDIPATVLEVIGLRGTFFPGSSLAGQSPGAAPALTEVRIKEGTSHNPARPPAWRGPMSALVAGGHSYIRNADGREELYDVAADAAQLHDLAPSPDSRPILERMRERLSEMTASEDEDD
- a CDS encoding YfbK domain-containing protein, yielding MVDRPGPNSTWIGRFVDFLLKVRFKAPDGDRSRLVKGGVVDDGTPAESASRDLRFAAAVAGFGMLLRDSPHKGDMTFARVEDLAAPAVGDDPGGYRGEFLDLVRSARALAR
- a CDS encoding OmpP1/FadL family transporter produces the protein MRVFAMGTAPVLAAVAMLSAGASGQGIVAPGAGPINRSMAGASTAAAVDFGSSYWNPATLSFLERDEMLLGSELIIPSIHYSAALRADSIGGVFPPENRFGTSRSDSGVPTNLAVGASWRFRPDSPLTMGLLISGVVGGNVNFAGSPAIPTLAPRQPPNTFGLGPVYANTSLLAIKPMASYQVGEQLSIAFAPVVSTGTVQFNPAFFAPGPADQYGIATFPAATNARPFWGGGFEVGLLYAVNDDWNVGFSYKSPIWQERWSYNSDNPNLSPRRIGLQADIPAIYSWGVAYKGIDRLLVDVDLRYFDYSNAALWGDSIQSGGLAWSSILAVAVGAQYNATDRLTLRGGYLFNQNPINGVNTLFNIQAPGFIQHTLSLGLSYRVTDDLQFNAGWVHGFRNSIEGPIVQVPGTAARMDAQVDSILAGLTIQYGAKRNRGPSADGQAAATQAE
- a CDS encoding DoxX family protein, yielding MSTCLESESRVSPASRVGMWTGRVLTGLAVLFLLFDGAAKIAKVGPVLEACAQLDVPAWVIPWLGGVLVGATVLYAIPATSVLGAVLLTGYLGGAVWTHLRMGGPAFPVAFPVLLGGIVWLGLYLREPRLRELMPLRRGPNRKMDEVRR
- a CDS encoding YciI family protein; the protein is MKFMLLIYMEENAIDEQERQLCYEESTAVCRELHAQGRFVGASPLQPIATAASVRVRQGKPVVTDGPFAETREQLGGYFLVDARDKDEAVAIASRIPGARWGTVEVRPIVELPGLPLGPPPAFAERA
- a CDS encoding RNA polymerase sigma factor, with protein sequence MSVREEVEEVYRAESRRVFATLVRLLGDFDAAEEALHEAFAAALEAWPREGIPASPRAWLVSTGRFKAIDSIRRRARFEAALPELGQRLERAEAMSPGRPGEDVEDDRLRLVFTCCHPVLPANTQVALTLREVCELSTEQIAAAFLAAPPTIAQRIVRGKARIRDANIPYEVPPLAELPSRLEAVLSVIYLVFNEGYAASSGESLTRPDLSGEAIRLGRLLVELLPDPEAIGLLALMILHESRRPARTSAAGDIILLEEQDRRRWDRALIAEGQALVERAFRSGELGAYTLQAGIAAVHSSAPTAAETDWPQIVALYDLLFRASPSPVVELNRAVAIAMRDGPAAGLERVDALVDRGELDAYHLAHAARADLCRRLGRVDDARASYRRALELARQEPERRFLRRRLRELG